The following are encoded together in the Robertmurraya sp. FSL R5-0851 genome:
- a CDS encoding S9 family peptidase, which produces MIWVSKRTLVAEDLYQLKSVADPQLASNGQDLVYIQTAIDEKKNDYVSNIYYMNVEEESDPVQWTFGTERNFSPRWSPCGEKVAFVSTRSGKGQIYILHKKGGEARQLTNIAHGVSNPVWSPDGKQIAFTTALKPGEELSEKEEKSEENPNLLKPLVVEKMKYKSDAAGFLDEKVKQVAIVNVESGEVQLITSGNADIHLQSWSPDGNTLAVSADLSEDADFSFINDFFLLDIKTKELRKVTEGTGYFGSASFSPDGKYIGLFGHEREFENATLTKLWIYDVEGETLSCLTEGTDLLVGDLAIGDFHQGVVTPGLLWGENSTSFYFLATDHGNTVLYYGSVEGELYPALLDKQHVYGATTGGQVNQAVVAISKPTEPGELYLLDVPTGDLKQLTNVNKEFLEEVVLAEVEEIEFTSTDDWQLHGWIMKPASFKEGEKYPCILEIHGGPHAMYANTYFHEFQMLAAAGYAVLFINPRGSHGYGQSFVDAVRGDYGGRDYADLMDAVDFALKKFDFIDENKLGVTGGSYGGFMTNWIVGHTNRFKAAVTQRSISNWISFYGVSDIGYYFNEWQIKAELEDLETLWKHSPLAYVKRIETPLLILHSEKDYRCPIEQAEQLYIALKHRKKETKFVRFPESNHELSRSGKPNLRIERLNHILGWFKEYIQ; this is translated from the coding sequence ATGATATGGGTGAGTAAAAGAACGTTAGTGGCAGAAGACTTGTATCAATTAAAATCAGTAGCAGACCCTCAGCTAGCTAGCAATGGACAAGACCTAGTGTATATTCAAACTGCAATTGATGAAAAGAAAAATGATTATGTCTCAAATATTTACTACATGAATGTAGAGGAAGAATCGGATCCTGTTCAATGGACTTTTGGTACGGAGCGGAATTTTTCTCCAAGATGGTCACCATGTGGAGAAAAGGTAGCTTTCGTTTCAACGAGAAGCGGGAAGGGACAGATATACATACTGCATAAAAAGGGTGGGGAAGCGAGACAGCTTACTAACATAGCTCATGGAGTTAGTAATCCAGTTTGGTCACCTGATGGAAAACAAATCGCTTTTACTACTGCGTTAAAACCAGGGGAAGAACTGAGTGAGAAAGAAGAGAAAAGTGAAGAAAATCCAAATCTGTTAAAGCCATTAGTAGTAGAGAAGATGAAGTATAAATCGGATGCAGCCGGTTTTCTAGATGAAAAAGTAAAACAGGTGGCCATCGTGAACGTTGAAAGTGGAGAAGTACAGCTAATCACATCGGGAAATGCCGATATCCATTTACAAAGCTGGTCTCCAGATGGAAATACACTTGCAGTATCAGCGGATCTAAGCGAAGATGCAGATTTTTCGTTCATAAATGATTTCTTTTTATTAGATATAAAAACAAAAGAGCTAAGAAAAGTGACAGAAGGTACAGGTTATTTTGGCAGTGCTAGCTTTTCTCCGGATGGAAAATATATCGGACTGTTTGGTCACGAAAGAGAATTTGAGAATGCAACTTTAACCAAGCTTTGGATTTATGATGTTGAGGGAGAAACATTATCTTGCTTAACGGAAGGCACAGACTTGCTTGTTGGAGACTTAGCAATCGGAGATTTTCATCAAGGGGTAGTCACACCGGGCTTACTTTGGGGAGAAAACAGTACGAGTTTTTATTTCTTGGCAACTGATCATGGAAATACCGTTCTATACTACGGTTCGGTAGAAGGTGAGCTGTATCCGGCATTGCTTGATAAGCAGCATGTGTATGGTGCAACTACGGGTGGACAAGTGAATCAAGCAGTCGTTGCAATCAGTAAACCAACCGAGCCAGGAGAGCTTTATCTATTGGATGTACCAACGGGAGATCTTAAGCAACTAACAAATGTAAATAAAGAATTTCTTGAGGAGGTCGTCCTCGCTGAAGTGGAAGAAATTGAATTTACCTCCACAGATGACTGGCAGTTACACGGTTGGATCATGAAGCCGGCATCATTTAAAGAGGGTGAAAAATATCCGTGTATTTTAGAAATTCACGGTGGACCTCATGCTATGTATGCCAATACATATTTTCATGAGTTTCAAATGCTAGCTGCAGCCGGATATGCCGTTTTATTTATTAATCCAAGAGGCAGTCACGGATACGGGCAGTCATTTGTTGATGCGGTTCGTGGAGATTATGGTGGAAGAGACTATGCAGATTTAATGGATGCGGTTGATTTTGCATTGAAAAAGTTTGACTTTATAGATGAAAACAAACTAGGGGTTACGGGCGGAAGCTATGGCGGCTTTATGACAAACTGGATTGTTGGACACACGAACCGGTTTAAGGCGGCAGTTACGCAGCGCTCCATTTCAAACTGGATTAGTTTTTATGGAGTAAGTGATATTGGGTACTACTTTAATGAATGGCAAATAAAAGCAGAGCTTGAGGATTTAGAAACCTTGTGGAAGCATTCCCCACTCGCCTATGTAAAAAGGATAGAAACACCACTCCTTATTCTGCATAGTGAAAAGGATTATCGTTGTCCTATCGAGCAGGCTGAGCAGTTATACATTGCGTTAAAGCATCGTAAAAAGGAAACGAAATTCGTGCGTTTCCCTGAATCCAATCATGAGTTATCAAGAAGCGGGAAGCCTAATTTAAGAATCGAGAGACTAAACCATATTCTTGGATGGTTTAAAGAATATATTCAATAA
- a CDS encoding ABC transporter substrate binding protein, translating to MLRKMKSLAAISVAGALFLSGCGSSETDNANGDSEVKTLKVGVTQIVEHPSLDAALEGFQKALEEQGLEVEYDVQIAQGDQNNNQSIANNFVGDKVDLIFANSTPSALSALNATKDIPIVFTSVTDPVGAGLVTAMDQPGDNITGTTDTHPDAIPNMVNFMNENFSGSTVGVIYNSGEQNSVAQIDLVKEALEGTDLKLAEATVSTSSEVKQAAESLIGKADMFYIITDNTVVSALESVIQVANDQDLPLFVGELDSVKRGGFAAFGFDYGDIGYEAGAMAAQILKGEKKASELPVQYPQNLKLLINQTAAKEMGIEIKDEWKELAELVD from the coding sequence ATGCTAAGAAAAATGAAATCACTCGCTGCCATATCGGTTGCAGGAGCATTATTCTTAAGTGGCTGTGGCAGCTCAGAAACGGATAATGCAAACGGAGATTCAGAAGTAAAGACACTTAAAGTCGGTGTAACTCAGATTGTTGAGCATCCGTCGTTAGATGCGGCTCTTGAAGGCTTTCAAAAAGCGCTTGAAGAACAAGGACTTGAAGTGGAATATGATGTGCAAATTGCACAAGGTGACCAAAATAATAACCAATCGATTGCTAACAACTTTGTTGGTGATAAAGTGGACCTGATTTTTGCTAACTCAACACCAAGTGCATTGAGCGCATTAAACGCAACGAAGGACATTCCAATTGTGTTTACGTCTGTTACTGATCCAGTAGGTGCTGGTCTTGTAACGGCTATGGATCAGCCAGGAGATAATATTACAGGTACCACAGATACACATCCAGACGCGATTCCGAATATGGTTAATTTTATGAATGAGAACTTTAGTGGTAGTACGGTTGGAGTTATTTACAATTCAGGTGAACAAAATTCAGTTGCCCAAATCGATCTTGTTAAGGAAGCGTTAGAAGGGACAGACTTGAAGCTTGCTGAAGCTACGGTTTCTACTTCTTCTGAAGTAAAGCAAGCAGCTGAATCATTAATCGGTAAGGCTGATATGTTCTATATCATTACTGATAACACAGTTGTTTCTGCTTTAGAGTCTGTTATTCAAGTAGCGAATGACCAAGATTTACCGTTGTTTGTAGGAGAGCTAGATTCAGTAAAACGCGGTGGTTTTGCAGCATTTGGCTTTGACTACGGTGATATCGGCTATGAAGCTGGAGCGATGGCTGCGCAAATCTTAAAAGGTGAAAAGAAGGCATCAGAATTACCTGTTCAGTATCCACAAAACCTAAAGCTATTAATCAACCAAACAGCTGCAAAGGAAATGGGTATTGAAATAAAGGACGAATGGAAAGAACTTGCGGAACTTGTAGACTAA
- a CDS encoding IDEAL domain-containing protein, with amino-acid sequence MKEKSYTELMKSSAMNRKKAKESFVLDLYVEMLLSESLLKAEKEKLTKRIDQAIDERNRPEFFKLSNEYKLLTKRFGT; translated from the coding sequence ATGAAAGAAAAATCTTATACAGAGCTAATGAAATCCAGTGCCATGAATCGCAAGAAAGCGAAGGAATCATTTGTGTTAGATTTGTACGTTGAGATGCTGCTGTCAGAATCATTGTTAAAAGCGGAAAAAGAAAAACTAACAAAACGAATTGATCAAGCCATTGACGAAAGAAACAGACCAGAATTTTTTAAGCTATCAAATGAATACAAGCTGTTGACCAAGAGATTTGGGACTTAA
- a CDS encoding AzlC family ABC transporter permease produces MEEVVSVRSNSEFRKGIQAGLSIGIGYFPIALTFGLLAKTTGLTVTETVLMSIIVFAGASQYISLSLLTLGTGVFEIVLTTFIVNIRHFLMSASLNEKVEEEGTSLKMLYSFGITDETFSVAALKDGKVSTGFLFGVITVSYSSWVINSGLGHVIGASLPKTLQESMSVALYAMFIGLVVPSMKKSVKVVFLAVIAASFNTIFTMTEVLSTGWSIVASTLLSAIIVEVVQTLRGREGEQEHEK; encoded by the coding sequence TTGGAAGAAGTGGTTTCTGTTAGAAGTAACAGTGAATTTCGAAAAGGAATACAAGCAGGATTGTCAATCGGCATTGGTTATTTTCCGATTGCGTTAACATTTGGTTTGCTTGCAAAAACAACCGGTCTCACAGTGACTGAAACCGTACTAATGAGTATTATAGTGTTTGCCGGTGCCTCTCAATATATTTCACTTAGCTTGCTCACGCTTGGTACAGGAGTATTTGAGATTGTATTAACAACTTTTATTGTAAACATCAGACATTTTCTTATGTCAGCTTCCTTGAATGAAAAAGTAGAAGAGGAAGGGACTTCACTTAAAATGCTCTATTCTTTTGGAATAACAGACGAGACGTTTTCTGTTGCCGCATTAAAAGATGGCAAGGTTTCGACTGGATTTCTGTTTGGAGTTATTACCGTTTCATATTCGAGCTGGGTCATTAATTCCGGTCTAGGACATGTAATTGGTGCGTCACTACCTAAGACTCTTCAAGAAAGTATGTCTGTTGCTCTTTATGCGATGTTTATCGGACTTGTGGTTCCTTCGATGAAGAAAAGCGTGAAGGTGGTTTTTTTAGCGGTAATAGCGGCGAGTTTTAACACAATATTTACGATGACAGAAGTTCTGTCTACTGGTTGGTCCATTGTCGCGTCGACTTTGCTATCAGCTATAATTGTGGAAGTTGTGCAAACACTTCGGGGACGGGAGGGAGAGCAGGAACATGAAAAGTGA
- a CDS encoding M48 family metalloprotease translates to MAKKIGLYGVLAFCLYVLFFYWYLFYFSQSSLPFEYQGTKADPATFLNERELMLTEEYSKIRNFLFFISTPIEWLFYLLILLFGLSKAFKRWSEQSAKYRILQQAIYLIWLSVAAFIATTPLSYVSYSLSKKYNISTQSFSSWMKDELIDFWINYGTLFLIVSVLYWLMRKSGKKWWFYAWLISIPFTLFMMFLQPVVIDPLYNDFYPLKNKELEAKILDIADSAGIPAEHVFEVNMAEKTNALNAYVTGIGSNSRIVLWDTTLNRLTEDQILFIMAHEMAHYVEKHLYIGIAGYLVFSLLGLYIISRLMRAIVSRWGEALKISAVNDIASLPLFLLLLSMLMYVSSPFSNTVSRYQEMRADRYAIEMTQNSEAAIGTFQELTKAGLSQVNPPLLVKIFRYGHPTMLERITRIEEYELDQRNQQ, encoded by the coding sequence TTGGCTAAGAAAATTGGCTTGTACGGTGTGCTTGCCTTTTGTTTATACGTACTCTTTTTTTACTGGTACTTATTTTATTTTTCACAATCAAGCTTGCCGTTTGAATATCAAGGAACGAAGGCAGATCCTGCTACTTTTTTAAATGAAAGAGAGTTAATGTTAACAGAGGAATACTCGAAAATTCGCAACTTCTTGTTTTTTATTTCAACCCCCATTGAGTGGTTATTTTATTTGCTTATATTATTGTTTGGTCTATCTAAGGCGTTTAAGCGATGGTCGGAACAATCGGCTAAATATCGGATTCTTCAGCAGGCAATTTATTTAATTTGGTTGTCTGTAGCTGCCTTTATAGCAACGACTCCATTAAGCTATGTTAGCTATTCACTCTCAAAGAAATACAATATTTCAACCCAATCCTTTTCGTCTTGGATGAAGGACGAGTTAATCGATTTTTGGATAAATTACGGTACTTTGTTTCTCATAGTGTCCGTTCTATATTGGTTAATGAGAAAGAGCGGTAAAAAGTGGTGGTTTTATGCGTGGTTAATTTCCATACCATTCACTTTATTTATGATGTTTTTACAGCCAGTAGTGATTGATCCATTGTACAATGATTTCTATCCTCTTAAAAATAAGGAACTTGAGGCTAAAATCCTTGATATAGCGGACTCGGCTGGAATTCCTGCGGAGCATGTATTTGAAGTAAATATGGCAGAAAAGACGAATGCGCTCAATGCGTATGTAACAGGAATTGGATCCAATTCTAGAATTGTTCTATGGGATACGACTCTTAATCGATTAACCGAAGACCAAATTCTATTTATTATGGCTCATGAGATGGCACATTATGTGGAAAAGCATTTGTATATTGGAATTGCTGGGTATTTGGTGTTCTCTTTGCTCGGACTATATATCATTTCGAGGTTAATGAGAGCGATTGTGAGCAGATGGGGTGAGGCATTAAAAATTTCTGCAGTTAACGATATTGCGTCGCTTCCACTGTTTCTATTGCTGTTATCGATGCTAATGTATGTATCAAGTCCATTTTCAAATACAGTGTCACGATATCAAGAGATGCGTGCGGATCGCTATGCAATTGAAATGACGCAGAATTCAGAGGCAGCGATTGGAACATTCCAGGAGCTTACAAAAGCGGGGCTTAGTCAGGTAAATCCGCCTCTACTTGTAAAAATCTTCCGATATGGTCATCCAACCATGCTTGAGCGGATTACAAGAATAGAAGAATATGAACTTGACCAAAGAAATCAGCAATAA
- a CDS encoding enoyl-CoA hydratase-related protein yields the protein MSLMLYEKKDLIGFITLHRPDLMNAFNFESLLQLQDIVRKIRHDRDVRAVLITGSGEKAFSVGADLKERKHLSPEDVMRNVHKIGEVFSEISELPQPTIAAINGYAFGGGMELALACDFRLAVKGTKMGLTETSLGIIPGAGGTQRLPRLIGETKALELILTARKITAEQAEQLGLVNKVTESHDLMNESLNLANEMLANAPIALQQAKFAVRQGMSVDLNTALKIERKAYEVTIPTEDRKEALQAFSEKRKPNFQGK from the coding sequence GTGAGCCTTATGCTTTATGAAAAAAAAGACTTAATCGGTTTTATTACCTTGCATCGTCCAGATCTTATGAATGCTTTCAATTTTGAATCCTTGCTGCAACTTCAGGATATTGTGCGAAAAATTCGTCATGACCGTGATGTGCGTGCTGTCCTAATCACCGGATCAGGAGAGAAAGCCTTTAGTGTCGGTGCCGATTTAAAGGAACGGAAACATCTCTCACCAGAAGATGTGATGAGAAATGTACACAAAATCGGAGAAGTGTTTTCAGAAATAAGCGAGCTCCCTCAACCAACAATTGCAGCAATTAATGGATATGCCTTTGGTGGAGGAATGGAGCTAGCTCTAGCTTGTGATTTCCGCCTAGCGGTAAAAGGCACTAAGATGGGGTTGACCGAAACGAGTCTTGGAATTATACCAGGTGCAGGTGGTACACAGCGTCTGCCACGTTTAATTGGTGAAACAAAAGCATTGGAGCTGATTTTAACGGCTAGAAAAATAACAGCTGAACAGGCAGAACAATTAGGGCTCGTGAACAAAGTGACTGAGTCGCATGACCTTATGAATGAATCCTTAAACCTGGCTAATGAGATGCTTGCTAATGCACCTATTGCCCTTCAGCAAGCGAAATTTGCCGTTCGTCAAGGGATGAGTGTAGATTTGAATACGGCATTAAAGATTGAAAGGAAAGCTTATGAGGTAACGATACCAACCGAAGATCGCAAGGAAGCGTTACAAGCTTTTAGTGAAAAGAGAAAACCAAATTTTCAAGGAAAGTAG
- a CDS encoding competence protein ComK, with protein MRMQHQRNLVEEYEINPFTMVIMPTTYGCKTYSKVYETDDTCLSPFKPIEIIRKSCQFFGSSYEGRKDGVRQLTGITHKVPIPVSPTNYIYFFPTTSPDNSECIWLAHEHIVDYKKGDKSETTVMFTNKEVMNIPISYNSFHNQISRTLLVQSKLGKRLEDTRTMYVNFGKKMRASENQLDYGNYGH; from the coding sequence ATGAGAATGCAGCATCAAAGAAATCTGGTAGAGGAGTACGAAATTAACCCATTTACGATGGTGATTATGCCTACCACGTATGGGTGCAAAACATATTCAAAGGTATATGAAACAGATGATACCTGTCTTTCCCCTTTTAAGCCTATTGAAATCATAAGAAAAAGCTGTCAGTTTTTTGGATCAAGTTATGAAGGTAGAAAGGACGGAGTTAGACAGCTCACTGGAATTACCCATAAGGTCCCCATTCCTGTTTCCCCTACAAATTACATCTACTTTTTCCCAACCACTTCCCCCGATAATTCGGAATGTATTTGGCTTGCTCATGAGCATATCGTCGATTATAAAAAGGGTGATAAAAGTGAGACGACGGTCATGTTCACGAACAAGGAAGTTATGAATATCCCAATTTCCTATAACTCTTTTCACAACCAAATCTCAAGAACCTTGCTAGTACAATCGAAGTTAGGAAAACGTCTAGAGGATACAAGAACCATGTATGTGAATTTTGGTAAAAAGATGAGGGCGTCAGAAAACCAACTGGATTATGGAAATTACGGGCATTAA
- a CDS encoding TVP38/TMEM64 family protein: protein MDVELIKAWFTLENIMELIEKYRSFGPLPGILLPLLEAFLPFLPLFLFVMANASAFGLWFGFLFSWIGASGGALIVFLLIRKFGQKRILNFLKKHPQVQKLMVWVENHGFGPLFLLLCFPFTPSAVVNIVAGLSKISIAQYMLAVLTGKMVMIFTISFVGYDIHSLITQPIRTAIVGFVIVLLWFIGKRIEARLNRVETNVSEPEKIRLKDR, encoded by the coding sequence ATGGATGTAGAATTAATCAAAGCTTGGTTTACTCTTGAAAATATTATGGAGTTAATAGAAAAATACCGTTCCTTTGGTCCATTACCGGGAATATTACTTCCATTACTAGAAGCGTTCCTTCCGTTTTTACCACTTTTCCTTTTTGTGATGGCAAATGCGAGTGCCTTTGGATTATGGTTTGGATTTCTATTTTCTTGGATAGGTGCATCTGGTGGGGCACTAATCGTTTTTCTCTTGATCAGGAAGTTTGGTCAAAAGAGAATATTGAACTTTTTAAAAAAGCACCCTCAAGTTCAAAAACTCATGGTTTGGGTGGAGAACCATGGATTTGGCCCACTGTTTTTACTTTTATGCTTTCCTTTTACACCATCAGCTGTTGTGAACATTGTAGCTGGCCTATCTAAAATAAGTATTGCTCAATATATGCTAGCTGTTTTGACAGGGAAAATGGTCATGATTTTTACGATTAGCTTTGTTGGCTATGATATACATTCATTGATTACTCAACCCATACGTACAGCGATCGTTGGTTTTGTTATTGTCTTACTTTGGTTTATAGGAAAAAGGATTGAGGCCCGTCTCAACCGTGTTGAAACGAATGTAAGTGAGCCGGAAAAGATCAGATTAAAGGACCGATAA
- a CDS encoding ABC transporter permease, with amino-acid sequence MFTAIFSSVEAGAIYALMALGVYLSFRILDFPDLTVDGSFVTGASVAAVMIVSGANPFIATLAALVAGFIAGCLTGLLHTKGGINPLLSGILMMIALYSINLRIMGKSNVPLLSEETVITKISDFWTNLNIDQTIGLLFASIGLSDYTPKTWGILLFMIILAFIIKGLIDAFLKTDIGLALRATGDNETMIRSFSANTDTLKVIGLGLSNALVAFAGALIAQYNGFSDVGMGIGMIIIGLASVIIGEAIFGAKSIVRATFAVIGGAIVYRIIVTLALRVEFLETGDMKLITAIIVVSALVVPKLVNQQKERQRKKKRLLESASRQNNSIEKSGEQLAAAKSDL; translated from the coding sequence ATGTTTACAGCGATTTTTTCATCAGTGGAGGCAGGTGCCATTTACGCACTTATGGCGCTTGGTGTGTACTTGTCTTTTAGAATACTAGACTTCCCTGATTTAACGGTGGATGGAAGTTTTGTTACGGGAGCATCAGTTGCAGCTGTAATGATCGTGTCTGGAGCGAATCCTTTTATCGCAACATTGGCTGCACTTGTTGCAGGCTTTATTGCCGGTTGCTTGACGGGTCTTCTTCATACAAAAGGAGGAATCAATCCTTTATTATCTGGGATTTTAATGATGATTGCTCTTTATTCGATTAACCTGCGAATTATGGGGAAATCAAACGTTCCACTTTTATCAGAGGAAACGGTTATTACAAAGATTTCGGATTTTTGGACGAATTTAAATATTGATCAGACCATTGGCTTGTTGTTTGCTTCCATAGGATTATCCGACTATACTCCAAAAACATGGGGAATTTTACTTTTTATGATCATCCTTGCATTTATTATTAAAGGCTTGATCGATGCATTTTTAAAGACAGATATTGGTCTTGCCTTGCGTGCGACTGGTGACAATGAAACGATGATTAGAAGCTTTTCTGCTAACACGGATACATTAAAGGTAATCGGTTTAGGTTTATCAAATGCTCTTGTTGCTTTTGCGGGTGCACTGATTGCTCAGTACAACGGATTTAGTGATGTTGGAATGGGTATTGGTATGATTATCATCGGTTTGGCATCGGTAATTATCGGTGAAGCAATCTTTGGAGCGAAAAGTATTGTTCGTGCGACATTCGCTGTCATCGGTGGTGCGATTGTATATCGAATTATTGTTACGTTGGCGTTACGAGTAGAGTTTTTAGAAACGGGAGATATGAAGTTAATTACTGCGATTATTGTTGTTTCTGCCCTTGTTGTACCTAAGCTGGTTAATCAGCAAAAAGAAAGACAACGAAAGAAAAAACGCCTGCTTGAATCAGCATCAAGACAAAATAACTCCATAGAGAAGAGTGGTGAACAGCTTGCTGCAGCTAAATCAGATTTATAA
- a CDS encoding AzlD domain-containing protein, translating to MKSEILWMIVGMGLVTYIPRMLPFVLFKGKELPSFLQGILKNVPYATLGALIFPGILFIQEDLWYGLFGAAAAFIAAFLGANVIIVVICSITVLTVYSYFF from the coding sequence ATGAAAAGTGAAATTCTTTGGATGATTGTCGGAATGGGATTAGTCACTTACATTCCAAGAATGCTTCCTTTCGTGCTGTTTAAAGGAAAAGAATTACCCTCATTTTTGCAAGGAATTTTGAAAAACGTACCATATGCAACACTAGGGGCACTAATATTCCCGGGCATATTATTTATTCAAGAGGATCTTTGGTATGGACTTTTTGGGGCTGCAGCCGCGTTTATAGCAGCTTTTCTCGGTGCAAATGTAATAATAGTCGTTATTTGCTCAATCACGGTACTTACGGTGTATTCCTATTTTTTCTAA
- a CDS encoding ATP-binding cassette domain-containing protein: MLQLNQIYKVFNEGTPDEKIAINHVNLSLNKGDFVTVIGSNGAGKSTLMNLISGKMFPDIGQVKVDGQEVTTMKEHKRSRLIGRVFQDPMAGTAPSMTIEENLAIAYSRASSRGLSRGVTKKRREFFIEKLESLHLGLENRLQAKVGLLSGGERQALSLLMATFTDPKILLLDEHTAALDPSRAELITNLTRDIVNETNLTTLMVTHNMQQALDLGNRLIMMDSGQIIFEATEEEKSKLTVEKLLEEFQRIRGSKMSSDRSVLV; the protein is encoded by the coding sequence TTGCTGCAGCTAAATCAGATTTATAAAGTGTTCAATGAAGGCACACCTGACGAAAAGATTGCCATTAATCATGTCAATTTGTCTTTGAATAAGGGAGACTTTGTCACTGTGATTGGAAGTAACGGAGCTGGGAAATCAACTCTTATGAACCTTATCTCTGGAAAAATGTTTCCTGATATTGGCCAGGTGAAGGTAGATGGCCAGGAAGTTACTACCATGAAAGAGCATAAACGTTCTCGTCTCATTGGTCGCGTGTTCCAGGATCCAATGGCAGGAACAGCTCCATCTATGACGATCGAAGAAAATTTAGCCATTGCCTATTCAAGAGCATCTTCACGAGGATTGAGCAGAGGAGTGACCAAAAAACGCCGAGAGTTTTTTATCGAAAAATTAGAGTCACTGCATCTTGGGCTTGAAAATCGTCTTCAGGCGAAAGTTGGACTCCTATCAGGAGGGGAGCGCCAAGCATTATCTTTACTGATGGCAACCTTTACTGATCCTAAAATCCTTCTCTTAGATGAGCATACAGCTGCTCTTGATCCATCACGAGCAGAGCTTATTACTAACTTAACTAGAGATATCGTGAATGAAACAAACTTAACAACGTTAATGGTAACCCATAATATGCAACAGGCACTTGATCTTGGTAACCGACTGATTATGATGGATAGTGGTCAAATTATTTTCGAAGCAACTGAAGAGGAAAAATCAAAGCTAACGGTTGAAAAGCTTCTTGAGGAATTCCAGCGTATCCGTGGTTCTAAAATGAGTAGTGACCGTTCAGTACTTGTATAG